The Desulfobacterales bacterium nucleotide sequence TCTGATTATTGTATGACTTTTATTTACAGGCGCTTTCATGCTTAAGTTGATATTTTTAAATTGATTTAGTTAGCCCTGTTTAATGTTATTTAATAAATGAGTGGTCCCTTAGTCCCCAGTTTATCAAATGGTTTTCAGCAAGTAATGTGCCAGGCAAGAAATAAAAAAAATTTTTATAATAAGTAATAGAAATAAATATATTTATCATTCAGAGATCTGAATGATAACTCGATATGGAACTTTGCCAAAACGGGTAAATAATATCCGGTCGCCCAATCACATGTATCGGAAATATCCATTAGATGACACGGCTTAACAGAAGGCATTCAACTTCCGGTTGATCGCTGCATCAAGCGTTTAACCGAGAACAACTGAAAACAGCCGCAAAAAACTCAATACCGTTCTCTCCGTTCCCGAGCAAATTTTGTATTAAAGATGAACTTCGATCTATAGTCAATCGACGTGCAGGACAACGGAAAAACTGTTGAAAACAGCCCAGACCGGATCGTTCACGTGAAGATCAAGCCGACGGCTGCTCTCGCTGGTGACCAGAGAGCACAACTCGGTTCCGTCGGCGATACGAACCACGTATTCGGTGTTAACCGCGCCTGTAACAATACGGTCGATGGTCCCGCGAAACCGGTTGTCGGCTGATATGTCTGGCTCCCGATTTCCTTTGAAAAGAACCACCCAGGGTGCTTTGACTTCGGCCGTAATCAGGGTTCCTTCTTTCAGGCCAAGCCGCGAAAGGCTGTCTTTGGTAATGACCGTCGTGATCAAATCCCCGCCGATGGTGGTCAGTTCCACCATGGCCTGGATATCGCCCCTGCGGATCGCGCGGATTTTGCCAAAAAACGTATTGCGGGCGCTGGTTCTCCGGCGGGATTCCTTTTCCATGAAGTGACGGGTTACAACGCGGATATCATCATCCGAAAACGTAACATAAGAACTGGTCAGGTTCGGAGTTGAATGGCCTAAAATCCTCTGAACCGCCGGAAGCGGCATGTTGCTCTGCATCAGCTCCACGGCGCGGGATTTTCGAACAACATCCGGAGCGCCCAGCGCTTTTGGAAAACCGCAGGCAGCAGCACGCTCATAAAACTTGCGGCGGACATGGCCGGGGTCCACATTGAAAAGATTGCTTAAGGACTTTTTGAATGCGGGTTCCGCCAGTGCAGTCCGGATATCTTCGGAAAGCACTTCCGATATCTGAACTTCCCGTTTTGTTCGATCACGACCGGCGGCCGGATTGCCCAATATTATCATATGCCGGTCAAAATCGATGTCCAGAAACGGATTCAGAGCCAGCACTTCGTTCAGCTTGGCCCCGGTGTAGCGAATCAGCAGGAATATAAGTAAAATCCGCTTGCGCGACCGGTGCACATCCCCCCGCGTCGTGTTCTCAACCCAGTCGCGAAAGGACTGTTCCAACCGGCCCAGTTGACGCGTATCCAGAAAGCGGCTGCCTTTAGGCACAATCAGGATGCGGCCGTGACCGGTCCGCTCCGCAATCGATTCTGAATCGGACTGTTGCGTATTTGGTTTTTTTGCCACAATCATTTTCCCCGGGCAGTCAGTCAGAAAATCTGATGTTTTTCTTTATTTTTTTACCACATTCGAAAATTTTAGGGAAGCGGCGTATTCACCCTTGACAAACTTTCAATACCATTGTTATAGTAACACGAAACATATTATTTTCGTGTTACTATTGTCAACTCAAAATATCTCCTTTTTATCAGGAGGTTCATCATGTTTTTTGAAACCGCCGGAATCGAAGTCGCCCTTTGGATACCGCCCCTGGTAGCGTTCGTCATTTCGTTTTTCACCTCCATGGGGGGTGTCTCCGGTGCCTTCCTGCTGCTCCCCTTCCAGATGTCGTTTCTGGGATACACCAACCCTTCCGTCAGCGCCACCAACCAATTGTTCAACATTGTCGCCATCCCCAGCGGGGTTTACCGATACTACCGGGAAGGCCGCATGGTCTGGCCCCTGACCTGGGTGGTGGTGGCCGGCACCCTGCCGGGGGTATTCATCGGCGCTTTCGTTCGAATTGCCTACCTCCCCGACCCGAAGCATTTTAAACTGTTCGCAGCCGGTGTGCTGCTGTATATCGGCCTTAAGATGGTCCGCGACCTGCTGCGAAAGAATTCGGGGGGTAAGGACAAATCCGCCAGTGAGGAACGCTTCCAGGAACTGGTGCGCAGCTTTCGCCGGAAGGCTGCCGGACCGGATGCCGCTCAAGGTACGTTGCCGGCCGTTAGGGTCACCCATTTTAATCGGAAGCGGCTCGGCTATACCTTTTACGATGAACAGTTTGATGTTCCCTTCTGGGGCATATTGGCTCTCAGCTTCATTGTCGGTATCGTTGGCGGCATATACGGCATCGGCGGCGGTGCCATCATTGCTCCTTTTTTTGTGACTTTCTTTCATCTTCCGGTTTATACCGTTGCCGGGGCCGCGCTCATGGGGACTTTTGTTACGTCGGTAGCGGGGGTTGCCTTCTATCAGGCCATCGCCCCCTTTTATCCCAACATGTCGGTAGCGCCGGACTGGTTATTGGGAATTCTGTTCGGAATCGGTGGAATGGCCGGCATGTATCTGGGCGCGCGCTGCCAGAAGTTTGTTCCGGCCGGGATTATCAAATGGATGCTCGCGGGTATCATCGTCTTTACGGCTATTAAATATGGCGCGGCCTTTTTCGGTCTATAAGACGGACGCTTCAAAAACGTAGCGCTATTTTACCTTCAGATGCTCCACGGCGCCTTCCAGCCCGTCAATGGAGAGTTCGTACATGGGAAAAATCTGGCGGATAAGCCGGATGGTATGGGTGTAATCCCAGCGCTGTATGGATACGGGGTTCAGCCAGACGCTGTGCTTGAATATTTTAGCCAGAAAATGCAGCCGTTCGATGCTGGGCATGGAACTGCGGTCACCAACATAGATGGAGCCATCGGTGGCCATCAGTTCATAGGGCGCCATGCTGGCATCGCCCAGCACCACCAGGCGCGTTTCCGGGTCCATGCGGGTAAATTCTTCCA carries:
- a CDS encoding TOBE domain-containing protein, which produces MAKKPNTQQSDSESIAERTGHGRILIVPKGSRFLDTRQLGRLEQSFRDWVENTTRGDVHRSRKRILLIFLLIRYTGAKLNEVLALNPFLDIDFDRHMIILGNPAAGRDRTKREVQISEVLSEDIRTALAEPAFKKSLSNLFNVDPGHVRRKFYERAAACGFPKALGAPDVVRKSRAVELMQSNMPLPAVQRILGHSTPNLTSSYVTFSDDDIRVVTRHFMEKESRRRTSARNTFFGKIRAIRRGDIQAMVELTTIGGDLITTVITKDSLSRLGLKEGTLITAEVKAPWVVLFKGNREPDISADNRFRGTIDRIVTGAVNTEYVVRIADGTELCSLVTSESSRRLDLHVNDPVWAVFNSFSVVLHVD
- a CDS encoding sulfite exporter TauE/SafE family protein, which produces MFFETAGIEVALWIPPLVAFVISFFTSMGGVSGAFLLLPFQMSFLGYTNPSVSATNQLFNIVAIPSGVYRYYREGRMVWPLTWVVVAGTLPGVFIGAFVRIAYLPDPKHFKLFAAGVLLYIGLKMVRDLLRKNSGGKDKSASEERFQELVRSFRRKAAGPDAAQGTLPAVRVTHFNRKRLGYTFYDEQFDVPFWGILALSFIVGIVGGIYGIGGGAIIAPFFVTFFHLPVYTVAGAALMGTFVTSVAGVAFYQAIAPFYPNMSVAPDWLLGILFGIGGMAGMYLGARCQKFVPAGIIKWMLAGIIVFTAIKYGAAFFGL